A single region of the Mercenaria mercenaria strain notata chromosome 6, MADL_Memer_1, whole genome shotgun sequence genome encodes:
- the LOC128557769 gene encoding transmembrane protein with metallophosphoesterase domain-like isoform X1: MAASVRKWILSLALVAVSLFVFNRWIVIHMVNDILRAKIIRFQITCLIQAFMIVMTLFNWINLSDLFDTVNDKVKIDGSDIDKEKKSSKFRFEIHWREIANWKQYSVQSALWRGFLMTALILSQFVYTSFSFLISSEPYLVTYLFFLCLAFSVQLFAAQVVLYAVKTLLKLIDKNSLKHRSRPSKFPRIAVVLYALFIVTVGFYNTFKVPEIKEVNIPIKGLPSHLDKFTITFVSDIHLGPTVGKRTLEKIVHMINYLHSDIVIIGGDLVDGRVDQLTSATESLDWIKSKYGVYFVTGNHEYYTTDVHNWFENLESLGVKILHNSNVVIKGAGNTGICLAGVDDPTADTFKFMDHTMDIGGALRTCDESSPVILIAHQPKAAKAALMSNHRVDLVLSGHTHGGQMFPLTIGAYFFNPYYAGLYRHGEHSHVYVSMGTVYWGFPIRFGTNREITKITLVTKD; the protein is encoded by the exons ATGGCAGCCTCCGTACGGAAGTGGATTCTGAGTTTAGCTCTCGTCGCAGTTTCACTGTTTGTCTTTAATCGATGGATTGTCATTCATATGGTGAATGATATTTTGAGAGCAAAAATAATTAGATTCCAAATTACCTGCCTTATTCAAGCTTTCATGATTGTCATGACCCTTTTCAACTGGATAAATCTTTCAGATTTATTTGACACCGTCAATGACAAAGTGAAAATAGATGGATCAGACATtgataaagaaaagaaaagttcGAAATTTCGATTTGAGATTCATTGGAGAGAAATAGCAAACTGGAAACAGTATTCAGTGCAATCTGCTCTCTGGCGGGGTTTTCTTATGACTGCTTTGATTCTTTCACAATTTGTGTACACgtctttttcttttctcatatCCTCAGAACCATATCTAGTGACATATTTGTTCTTTTTATGTTTAGCATTTTCAGTGCAGTTATTTGCAGCACAAGTTGTTCTCTATGCAGTAAAAACTTTGTTGAAATTAATAGACAAGAATTCATTGAAACATAGAAGCAGACCTTCAAAGTTCCCAAGGATTGCTGTTGTGTTATATGCACTGTTTATTGTTACTGTTGGTTTTTACAACACATTTAAAGTACCGGAAATAAAGGAAGTTAACATTCCAATCAAAGGATTACCTAGTCATCttgataaatttacaattacGTTTGTAAGTGATATACATCTCGGACCAACTGTAGGAAAAAGAACCCTGGAGAAGATTGTTCATATGATAAATTATTTACATTCAG atattgtGATTATTGGTGGAGATCTTGTAGATGGAAGGGTTGACCAGTTAACGTCTGCAACAGAATCATTAGActggataaaatcaaaatatggtGTATATTTTGTAACAG GAAACCATGAATACTACACAACTGATGTTCACAACTGGTTTGAAAATCTAGAATCCCTAGGTGTGAAGATTTTACACAATTCAAATGTGGTAATAAAGGGAGCTGGAAACACTGGTATATGTTTAGCAGGTGTAGACGATCCCACAGCTGATACGTTTAA GTTTATGGATCATACAATGGATATAGGTGGCGCTTTACGTACATGTGATGAAAGTAGTCCTGTGATACTTATTGCTCATCAACCAAAAGCAGCTAAAGCTGCTCTGATGTCAAACCACAGGGTTGATCTTGTACTCTCTG GGCACACCCATGGAGGACAAATGTTTCCACTAACAATTGGAGCATATTTTTTCAACCCCTATTACGCTGGTCTGTACAGACATGGTGAACATAGTCATGTTTACGTCTCCATGGGAACCGTATACTGGGGATTTCCAATTCGCTTTGGAACAAATAGagaaattacaaaaattactCTTGTGACCAAAGATTAA
- the LOC128557769 gene encoding transmembrane protein with metallophosphoesterase domain-like isoform X2: MDCHSYDIVIIGGDLVDGRVDQLTSATESLDWIKSKYGVYFVTGNHEYYTTDVHNWFENLESLGVKILHNSNVVIKGAGNTGICLAGVDDPTADTFKFMDHTMDIGGALRTCDESSPVILIAHQPKAAKAALMSNHRVDLVLSGHTHGGQMFPLTIGAYFFNPYYAGLYRHGEHSHVYVSMGTVYWGFPIRFGTNREITKITLVTKD, encoded by the exons ATGGATTGTCATTCATATG atattgtGATTATTGGTGGAGATCTTGTAGATGGAAGGGTTGACCAGTTAACGTCTGCAACAGAATCATTAGActggataaaatcaaaatatggtGTATATTTTGTAACAG GAAACCATGAATACTACACAACTGATGTTCACAACTGGTTTGAAAATCTAGAATCCCTAGGTGTGAAGATTTTACACAATTCAAATGTGGTAATAAAGGGAGCTGGAAACACTGGTATATGTTTAGCAGGTGTAGACGATCCCACAGCTGATACGTTTAA GTTTATGGATCATACAATGGATATAGGTGGCGCTTTACGTACATGTGATGAAAGTAGTCCTGTGATACTTATTGCTCATCAACCAAAAGCAGCTAAAGCTGCTCTGATGTCAAACCACAGGGTTGATCTTGTACTCTCTG GGCACACCCATGGAGGACAAATGTTTCCACTAACAATTGGAGCATATTTTTTCAACCCCTATTACGCTGGTCTGTACAGACATGGTGAACATAGTCATGTTTACGTCTCCATGGGAACCGTATACTGGGGATTTCCAATTCGCTTTGGAACAAATAGagaaattacaaaaattactCTTGTGACCAAAGATTAA